One stretch of Lemur catta isolate mLemCat1 chromosome 2, mLemCat1.pri, whole genome shotgun sequence DNA includes these proteins:
- the EEF2KMT gene encoding protein-lysine N-methyltransferase EEF2KMT: MAPEESAGTARLLRNFERHFLAARALRSFPWQSLEEKLRNSSDSELLLGILQKTVKHPLCVKHPPAVKYARCFLSELIKKHEAVHPEPLDELYEALAEVLTASESTQGHRSYLLPSGDSVTLSESTAIVSHGTTGLVTWDAALYLAEWAIENPAAFTDRTVLELGSGAGLTGLAICKTCRPRAYIFSDCHSRVLKQLRGNVLLNGLSLEPDITANSESPRVTVAHLDWDVVTVPQLSAFHPDVVIAADVLYCPEIILSLVGVLRRLSACQRDRRAPDVYVAFTVRNPDTCRLFTTELGRAGIRWEAVPPHGRQLFPYEEHSEMAILQLVL, translated from the exons atgGCGCCCGAGGAGAGCGCGGGGACTGCGCGGCTGCTGCGGAACTTCGAGCGCCACTTCCTGGCGGCGCGCGCGCTGCGCTCCTTCCCCTGGCAG AGCCTAGAAGAGAAACTAAGGAACTCATCGGATTCCGAGCTGCTGCTGGGGATTTTGCAGAAG ACTGTGAAACATCCTCTGTGTGTGAAGCACCCGCCAGCAGTGAAGTATGCCCGGTGCTTTCTCTCCGAGCTCATCAAAAAG CACGAGGCTGTCCACCCAGAGCCTTTGGATGAGCTGTACGAGGCGCTGGCAGAGGTCCTGACCGCCAGCGAGTCCACCCAAGGCCACCGGAGCTATCTGCTG CCTTCGGGGGACTCGGTCACACTCTCTGAGAGCACAGCCATCGTCTCCCACGGCACCACCGGCCTGGTCACGTGGGACGCAGCCCTCTACCTCGCGGAATGGGCCATAGAGAACCCAGCAGCCTTCACTGACAG GACTGTCCTAGAGCTCGGCAGTGGAGCTGGCCTCACAGGCCTGGCCATCTGCAAGACATGCCGTCCCAGAGCCTACATCTTCAGTGACTGTCACAGCCGTGTCCTCAAGCAGCTCCGAGGGAACGTCCTTCTCAATGGCTTATCGTTAGAGCCAGACATCACTGCCAACTCAGAGAGCCCCAGGGTGACAGTGGCCCATCTGGACTGGGACGTCGTGACGGTCCCTCAGCTGTCCGCCTTCCACCCAGACGTCGTAATCGCAGCAG ATGTGCTGTACTGCCCGGAAATCATCCTGTCGCTGGTCGGGGTCCTGCGGAGGCTGTCCGCTTGCCAGAGGGACCGGCGTGCTCCTGACGTCTACGTTGCCTTCACCGTCCGCAACCCAGACACGTGCCGGCTGTTCACCACTGAGCTAG